The following proteins are co-located in the Myxococcus guangdongensis genome:
- a CDS encoding N-acyl-D-amino-acid deacylase family protein — protein MDLIVENGLVFDGLGNPPRKLHVGIQAGKVARLSEGPIERGPGTRVIDASGHWVTPGFIDFHTHYDAEVELAPSLSESVRHGVTTVVVGSCSLSLAVGKPEDLADMFCRVEAIPYDTVRSLLEERKSWDTLGGYMEHLDQLPLGPHVASFLGHSALRAHAMGLHRSLDATVRPSEDELRRMESLVSDGLDLGYLGLSIMTLKWDKMGGSRDIRSRPLPSTYARWSEYRRLTRLLRERGRVFQGVPNISTKVNVVLFLLESMGLWRKTLKTTVISMMDPRASRGIHRLIGVLSRAANTLLGANFRWQALPEIFDLWADGIDLVVFEEFGAGAAALHLQDAASRAGLLKDPVYRSRFRSQWTNRFLPRAFHRDFNQSQILECPDKSVVGKSFAQVAKEQGRDAVDVFLDLIATHGDALRWYTVMANDRLQELEYICKHPDILIGFSDAGAHLRNMAHYNFPLRLLRLVREADKRGESFMTVERAVHRLTGEIGEWLGMDAGVLAEGKRADLVIVNPDGLDAKLDEIAEAPMENFGGFVRLVRRNDAAVKSVLISGREAVSDGTVSPALGRERGFGGVLRANA, from the coding sequence ATGGACCTCATCGTCGAGAACGGACTCGTGTTCGATGGGCTGGGCAACCCACCCCGCAAGCTCCACGTGGGCATCCAGGCAGGCAAGGTGGCGCGCCTCTCCGAGGGCCCCATCGAGCGTGGCCCGGGCACGCGGGTCATCGACGCCTCCGGGCACTGGGTGACACCGGGCTTCATCGACTTCCATACCCACTACGACGCCGAAGTCGAGCTGGCCCCCTCCCTCTCCGAGTCCGTGCGCCACGGCGTCACCACCGTCGTGGTGGGCAGCTGCTCGCTGAGCCTCGCGGTGGGCAAGCCCGAGGACCTGGCGGACATGTTCTGCCGCGTCGAGGCCATCCCGTACGACACCGTCCGCTCGCTGCTCGAGGAGCGCAAGTCGTGGGACACGCTGGGCGGCTACATGGAGCACCTGGACCAGCTCCCGCTGGGCCCCCACGTCGCGTCCTTCCTGGGACACTCCGCGCTGCGAGCGCACGCCATGGGACTGCACCGCAGCCTGGACGCCACCGTGCGCCCCAGCGAGGACGAGCTGCGGCGCATGGAGTCGCTGGTGAGCGACGGCCTGGACCTGGGCTACCTGGGCCTGTCCATCATGACGCTCAAGTGGGACAAGATGGGCGGCTCGCGCGACATCCGCAGCCGTCCCCTGCCCTCCACCTACGCGCGCTGGAGCGAGTACCGCCGGCTCACCAGGCTCCTGCGCGAGCGCGGCCGCGTCTTCCAGGGCGTGCCCAACATCAGCACCAAGGTGAACGTGGTGCTGTTCCTGCTCGAGAGCATGGGCCTGTGGCGCAAGACGCTGAAGACCACGGTCATCTCCATGATGGACCCGCGCGCCAGCCGAGGCATCCACCGGCTCATCGGCGTGCTCTCGCGCGCGGCCAACACGCTGCTCGGCGCCAACTTCCGCTGGCAGGCCCTGCCCGAGATCTTCGACCTCTGGGCGGACGGCATCGACCTGGTCGTCTTCGAGGAGTTCGGCGCGGGCGCCGCGGCGCTGCATCTTCAGGACGCCGCCTCGCGCGCGGGCCTGCTCAAGGACCCCGTCTACCGCTCACGGTTCCGCAGCCAGTGGACCAACCGCTTCCTGCCGCGCGCCTTCCACCGCGACTTCAATCAATCGCAGATCCTCGAGTGCCCGGACAAGAGCGTGGTGGGCAAGTCCTTCGCGCAGGTGGCGAAGGAGCAGGGCCGTGACGCCGTGGACGTGTTCCTGGACCTCATCGCCACGCACGGGGACGCGCTGCGCTGGTACACGGTGATGGCGAATGATCGGCTCCAGGAGCTCGAGTACATCTGCAAGCACCCGGACATCCTCATCGGCTTCTCGGATGCGGGCGCGCACCTGCGAAACATGGCGCACTACAACTTCCCGCTGCGCCTCCTGCGACTGGTGCGCGAGGCCGACAAGCGCGGCGAGTCGTTCATGACGGTGGAGCGCGCGGTGCACCGGCTCACGGGAGAGATTGGCGAGTGGCTGGGCATGGACGCGGGCGTGCTCGCCGAGGGCAAGCGCGCGGACCTGGTCATCGTCAATCCCGACGGACTGGACGCGAAGCTCGACGAAATCGCCGAGGCGCCCATGGAGAACTTCGGCGGCTTCGTGCGCCTGGTGCGCCGCAACGACGCCGCGGTGAAGAGCGTGCTCATCTCCGGACGCGAGGCGGTGAGCGACGGCACCGTGTCCCCCGCGCTCGGCCGCGAGCGAGGCTTTGGCGGCGTGCTCCGCGCCAACGCCTGA
- a CDS encoding peptidoglycan-binding domain-containing protein, producing MSEVELGKVLRRGEESPGVRRIQEWLTLSGFAVAIDGDFGPATEAALKRFQAKVGLPVSGVADAATFERLTGPLRAALATIPPAGRTLGTLTVAYAAQHLRQMPREVGGRNRGPWVRLYLDGNEGASFCWSAGFATFCLNQAARTLGTPMPLERTFSSDLLAAQGRARERFVSSLSAPPDRARIRPGSLFLRRRTPGDWSHAGIVTEVDEETFQTIEANTNDEGAHEGYEVCARTRGFKNVDFVVV from the coding sequence ATGAGCGAAGTCGAGTTGGGCAAGGTGTTGCGTCGGGGGGAGGAGTCCCCGGGTGTCCGGCGCATCCAGGAGTGGCTGACGTTGAGCGGGTTCGCGGTCGCCATCGACGGTGACTTCGGGCCGGCGACGGAGGCCGCGCTCAAGCGCTTCCAGGCGAAGGTGGGGCTGCCCGTCTCCGGTGTGGCGGATGCGGCGACCTTCGAGCGGCTGACGGGACCGTTGCGCGCGGCGCTGGCCACGATTCCGCCCGCGGGGCGCACGTTGGGGACGCTCACGGTGGCGTACGCGGCGCAGCACCTGCGGCAGATGCCGCGCGAAGTGGGCGGGCGCAACCGGGGACCGTGGGTGCGGCTGTACCTGGACGGGAACGAGGGCGCGTCCTTCTGCTGGTCCGCGGGGTTCGCGACCTTCTGCCTGAACCAGGCCGCGAGGACGCTCGGGACGCCGATGCCGCTGGAGCGCACGTTTTCCAGTGACTTGCTGGCGGCGCAGGGCAGGGCGCGTGAGCGCTTCGTGTCGAGTCTGAGCGCTCCGCCGGACCGCGCGCGCATCCGACCTGGCAGCCTGTTCTTGCGAAGGCGGACGCCTGGGGACTGGTCCCACGCGGGCATCGTCACCGAGGTGGATGAGGAGACGTTCCAGACCATCGAGGCGAACACCAACGACGAAGGCGCGCACGAGGGCTACGAGGTCTGCGCGCGCACCCGGGGCTTCAAGAACGTGGACTTCGTCGTGGTTTGA
- a CDS encoding CHAT domain-containing protein yields MAAELDAPGKSTRGRRAPRLRAWHLIPLLVFPAILIARSGPLSNRRQELLWLTDARTRPLEARLSVPAADVHRPYSRPREERASVAVPLRELARLEEKADRAGIAASYLVHGDPQQGLAHLQHAKPSLNRDNDQAVALFLLGRHDDALERLDALLEASPRHPQALWNRALVLREMGLHLVSASVFDEVATLGEAGWSKEAREQAEALRRSVTQRMEAWKRTHAAMTRLTTDPRAPVPLEEARQHPGIARGLFYDAVRTAPSSARVTALLPLAELLDGIHGGTALTEYTRAIAARDFTRRAPLAAEYARLLVARAPASTEFLTKLRASGESDLLLGAMLRSSEAPSPPDEWESLARKWNDPWVELLVQDALAMQEGLEGQTWQADQRLKAALTMCREKRLRPRCADLLRKVSHRATAANRLLEADETARASWREAQSMGEWELESAALRALSQSARFQFRAAAARAYLAEYLARAPDTCDVKNYVHRNVAALELMRLRPQEARRALTRAQECGPTVGLVGVWTLTDLMRLDRKPEDEQQIRKELARALATRETPGRRILARLVEARFELLLNRSVGNEKLAAVIRDAQPYLTTDADARDAEAVAYQTMAVTAGEAGAFTEVPDVVAKQLAVTRPRQCALIAAMEAERTVAVALGPRGQVLGHLDASRKEPLGEDLSGLVPEPLLALLRPCPQVDVLAAPPLDSRAGLLPPEMAWSYRVATRSAMAPDRKPPPALHVVVANVETPTGLGLARLSSWESTPAPVGQSMELSGAQATPSRVLEAMARATDIEFHAHGVVDRSLSEAPVIALAPEYDGRYALTSEALRQVKLEGSPVVLLGACSAARLPPLLHQTSSLPQAFVGAGARAVFAATVDIPDSAGRFFQGVRERIHGGATPAVALRAERLRWLREVKGAPWVSQVLLYE; encoded by the coding sequence ATGGCCGCCGAGCTGGATGCACCAGGGAAGTCCACTCGAGGGCGACGCGCCCCTCGCCTGCGTGCGTGGCACCTCATCCCGCTGCTCGTGTTCCCGGCCATCCTCATCGCCCGCTCGGGGCCGCTGTCCAACCGCCGCCAGGAATTGCTCTGGCTCACCGACGCGCGCACACGGCCGCTGGAAGCCCGCCTCTCCGTCCCCGCCGCGGATGTGCACCGTCCCTACTCGCGCCCACGCGAGGAGCGCGCCTCGGTCGCCGTGCCGCTGCGAGAGCTGGCGCGGCTGGAGGAGAAGGCGGACCGCGCCGGCATCGCCGCGTCCTATCTGGTGCATGGCGACCCGCAGCAGGGGCTCGCGCACCTGCAGCACGCGAAGCCGTCGCTGAACCGGGACAATGACCAGGCCGTCGCCCTGTTCCTGCTCGGGCGGCACGACGACGCGCTGGAGCGACTCGACGCCCTGCTGGAGGCGTCTCCACGTCATCCCCAGGCGTTGTGGAACCGGGCCCTCGTCCTGCGGGAGATGGGGCTACACCTGGTGTCGGCCTCGGTCTTCGACGAGGTGGCCACACTGGGCGAAGCGGGCTGGAGCAAGGAGGCCCGTGAGCAGGCGGAGGCCCTCCGTCGCTCCGTGACGCAGCGAATGGAGGCCTGGAAGCGCACCCACGCGGCCATGACGCGCCTGACCACGGACCCGCGGGCGCCCGTGCCGTTGGAGGAGGCGCGCCAGCACCCCGGCATCGCGCGCGGGCTGTTCTACGACGCCGTCCGCACGGCCCCTTCCTCCGCGCGAGTGACGGCGCTGCTGCCCCTGGCCGAGCTGCTCGATGGCATCCACGGCGGCACGGCGCTGACCGAGTACACGCGCGCCATCGCCGCACGGGACTTCACGCGGCGCGCGCCGCTGGCCGCCGAGTACGCCCGGCTCCTCGTGGCGCGCGCTCCCGCCTCCACGGAGTTCCTCACGAAGCTGCGAGCGTCGGGTGAGTCCGACCTGCTGCTCGGCGCGATGCTGCGCTCGTCCGAGGCGCCGAGCCCTCCCGATGAATGGGAGTCACTGGCCAGGAAGTGGAACGACCCCTGGGTGGAGCTGCTCGTCCAGGACGCGCTCGCGATGCAGGAGGGCCTCGAGGGTCAGACGTGGCAGGCGGACCAACGGCTCAAGGCCGCGCTGACGATGTGCCGGGAGAAGCGACTGCGCCCGCGCTGCGCGGACCTGCTGCGCAAGGTGAGCCACCGGGCCACGGCCGCCAATCGCCTGCTGGAGGCCGACGAGACGGCGCGCGCCAGCTGGCGCGAGGCGCAGTCCATGGGTGAGTGGGAGCTGGAGTCCGCCGCGCTGCGTGCGCTCTCCCAGTCCGCGCGCTTCCAGTTCCGCGCGGCCGCCGCTCGCGCCTATCTCGCCGAGTACCTGGCCCGGGCGCCCGACACCTGTGACGTGAAGAACTACGTCCACCGCAACGTGGCGGCGCTGGAGCTGATGCGGTTGCGGCCCCAGGAGGCGCGACGCGCCCTGACGCGCGCGCAGGAGTGTGGACCGACCGTCGGCCTCGTCGGCGTGTGGACGCTCACGGACCTGATGCGGTTGGACCGCAAGCCCGAGGACGAACAACAGATTCGCAAGGAGCTGGCCCGGGCCCTGGCCACGCGGGAGACCCCCGGGCGTCGCATCCTGGCCCGGCTCGTCGAGGCGCGCTTCGAGCTGCTCCTGAACCGGAGCGTCGGCAACGAGAAGCTCGCCGCCGTCATTCGAGACGCGCAGCCGTATCTCACCACCGACGCGGACGCGCGTGACGCGGAGGCGGTGGCCTATCAGACGATGGCCGTCACCGCGGGCGAGGCCGGCGCCTTCACCGAGGTGCCCGACGTGGTGGCGAAGCAGCTCGCCGTCACGCGGCCGCGGCAGTGCGCGCTCATCGCCGCGATGGAGGCCGAGCGCACCGTGGCGGTGGCGCTGGGGCCCCGGGGCCAGGTGCTGGGACATCTGGATGCCTCGCGCAAGGAGCCGCTGGGCGAGGACCTGTCGGGGCTGGTGCCGGAGCCGCTCCTGGCCCTGCTGCGGCCCTGCCCCCAGGTGGACGTGCTCGCGGCGCCGCCACTCGACAGCCGCGCCGGGTTGTTGCCGCCCGAGATGGCGTGGAGCTACCGCGTGGCCACGCGGAGCGCGATGGCGCCGGACAGGAAGCCTCCGCCCGCGCTGCACGTGGTGGTGGCCAACGTGGAGACCCCCACGGGGCTGGGGCTCGCGCGCCTGTCCTCGTGGGAGTCGACGCCCGCGCCCGTCGGCCAGTCGATGGAGCTGTCGGGCGCGCAGGCCACGCCGTCGCGCGTGCTGGAGGCCATGGCGCGCGCCACCGACATCGAGTTCCACGCCCATGGCGTGGTGGACCGCAGCTTGTCGGAGGCGCCGGTCATCGCGTTGGCCCCCGAGTACGACGGGCGCTACGCGCTCACCTCGGAGGCGCTGCGACAGGTGAAGCTGGAGGGCTCGCCCGTGGTGCTGCTGGGCGCGTGCAGCGCGGCGCGACTGCCTCCGCTGCTGCATCAGACGTCCTCGCTGCCGCAGGCCTTCGTGGGCGCCGGAGCGCGCGCGGTGTTCGCGGCGACGGTGGACATCCCGGACTCGGCGGGGCGCTTCTTCCAGGGCGTGCGCGAGCGCATCCACGGCGGCGCCACGCCCGCGGTGGCCCTGCGCGCGGAGCGACTGCGCTGGCTGCGCGAGGTCAAGGGCGCGCCCTGGGTGAGCCAGGTCTTGTTGTACGAGTAG
- a CDS encoding phosphatidylserine decarboxylase family protein: protein MKKRVSYFELLSKVRPAQSAERALESNRLFAESPRKHPKELAPSVQALVEFVKRPENDFLRIYIGSMLDEANQKNPLNIKTPADFFQQLDNALYSLPKYDADFMAALPFYTVLQPFMENGPGWAFFTTQSIRPYFAAILKAYHDKLETPASLAYMNDSYGNWLSADAREYLSLDDYVYSPSEPHGGFKSWNEFFIRKFKDLDASRPIAPDPSGKAIISPVDGQVFKISKQVQRESTFDIKGEQYYLTDLLNEPADSPLLKPFINGLAVQIVLMPFNYHRWHSPVTGKIKKVRTVPGFFFAQPAPDQDYAASFPFLSHVNTRTVLFIESANPAIGEVAMVFVGLTEVSSCVATVKEGDQVQRGDEIGHFAFGGSTCCTLFDRSKIASLSITDSPVLGDGGGGSGEQLDNIVMVRQNIGAAL from the coding sequence ATGAAGAAGCGCGTCTCTTACTTCGAGCTCCTCTCGAAGGTCCGTCCCGCCCAGTCCGCGGAGCGGGCCCTGGAGTCCAATCGCCTGTTCGCGGAGAGCCCTCGCAAGCACCCCAAGGAACTCGCGCCGTCGGTGCAGGCCTTGGTGGAGTTCGTGAAGCGTCCGGAGAACGACTTCCTCCGCATCTACATCGGGAGCATGTTGGACGAGGCCAACCAGAAGAACCCGCTCAACATCAAGACGCCGGCGGACTTCTTCCAGCAGCTGGACAACGCGCTCTACAGCCTCCCGAAATACGACGCGGACTTCATGGCCGCGCTGCCGTTCTACACGGTCCTGCAGCCCTTCATGGAGAACGGCCCCGGTTGGGCTTTCTTCACCACCCAATCCATCCGTCCCTACTTCGCGGCGATCCTGAAAGCCTATCATGACAAGCTGGAGACGCCGGCCTCTCTGGCCTACATGAACGACTCGTATGGGAACTGGCTCAGCGCGGACGCCCGGGAGTACCTGAGCCTGGACGACTACGTCTATTCCCCCTCCGAGCCGCACGGAGGCTTCAAGTCCTGGAACGAGTTCTTCATCCGCAAGTTCAAGGACCTCGACGCCAGCCGCCCCATCGCGCCGGACCCGTCGGGCAAGGCGATCATCAGCCCCGTGGACGGGCAGGTCTTCAAGATCTCCAAGCAGGTGCAGCGCGAGTCTACCTTCGACATCAAGGGTGAGCAGTACTACCTCACGGACCTCCTCAACGAGCCCGCGGACAGCCCCCTGTTGAAGCCCTTCATCAACGGGCTGGCGGTGCAGATCGTCCTGATGCCCTTCAACTACCACCGGTGGCACTCGCCGGTGACGGGGAAGATCAAGAAGGTGCGGACGGTCCCCGGCTTCTTCTTCGCGCAGCCGGCTCCGGATCAGGACTACGCGGCGTCGTTCCCGTTCCTCAGCCACGTCAACACCCGGACGGTGCTCTTCATCGAGTCCGCGAATCCGGCCATCGGCGAGGTCGCCATGGTCTTCGTGGGCCTGACGGAGGTGTCCTCGTGCGTGGCGACGGTCAAGGAGGGCGACCAGGTGCAACGGGGAGACGAGATCGGTCACTTCGCGTTCGGCGGATCGACCTGCTGCACCCTGTTCGACCGCTCGAAGATCGCGTCTCTCAGCATCACGGACAGCCCCGTGCTGGGCGACGGCGGCGGCGGTTCTGGCGAGCAGCTCGATAACATCGTGATGGTGCGGCAGAACATCGGGGCCGCGCTGTAA
- a CDS encoding DUF4164 domain-containing protein, whose translation MKRIWTLCATLVVAAFGVTPWQASAQSLARQYRIDWQAVSYVSQQSCATASIVNEGDAFFQVNGIPIPTYTVAGAFVRRPNRDESNRFRAEFGGSLLRWGSNDFFFNVYTQGGNDYCTLAENIVNLNSDGLQERRLFYIVRDGKPFTGVANVALQLSEINPTLAASLASLEVELTRELDRLSRLSDSLDSARAQAAQLTALQDELKQLMSRSLDSITDTELRTLLEKYNTVPSSVRERLVQFLKDLKTSISELRAEIDRIVAEFRGQVDLLDRYTLPTQPTSGVDLDDPDTYSPDLNDEQVSEVEAPDVSSGDPFDPSNDPYRAFADQIIVELHRTVSSSVVVDRQGFLSVVRLWRFNQDVFERGLKSRVGVSTEEWGAFLTAQQSVLAEIQVYMGEGDWFRDTPVRESTKAFVAMLEQRGDTSAQAYALKNNLNLWQGTANAQQNLVLDSMEALHGGYRAMDEGVAMEDPTIPTTLNRLLDGAATAAKVAATVAISLSPAGDFVDLCEVVTGKELCNPWGADLSVSDRMASGMGLIIGSGQFWRIVGNTVGIGLGAVPMAKIGGFIDTCSDLTKEQRQALVARLSEGVLEHLDGITGQQILKLLDRTMKDDAVKKLAPYLKGRGLQAASERTMLKVDATWVELAKTKGLAAQGLPSVYKRSRAEVQEILRSSGFGSPVRDMDDKIVGWSNVPVLDRGQEIWMHPDHSLIRIDMVGTPKNPYPQVKKEIVESQGTYGNGDTVVKIADDGMLSPLGPNEAKNYMAQWFSKQTGIHVLQVGEMREELEALIRPWSYAVHIEIIP comes from the coding sequence ATGAAACGCATCTGGACCTTGTGCGCGACCCTCGTTGTGGCCGCGTTTGGAGTCACGCCATGGCAAGCCTCGGCGCAAAGCCTGGCACGACAGTACCGCATCGACTGGCAGGCGGTGTCGTACGTCAGTCAGCAGAGCTGTGCCACCGCATCGATCGTCAACGAGGGAGACGCCTTCTTCCAGGTCAATGGCATCCCCATCCCGACATACACCGTCGCGGGTGCCTTCGTCCGCCGGCCGAACAGGGACGAGTCCAACCGCTTCCGGGCAGAATTCGGCGGCAGCCTGCTGCGCTGGGGATCCAACGACTTCTTCTTCAACGTCTACACCCAGGGCGGCAACGACTACTGCACCCTCGCCGAGAACATCGTCAACCTAAACTCGGATGGCTTGCAGGAGCGGCGCCTCTTCTACATCGTCCGTGATGGCAAGCCCTTCACCGGCGTGGCCAACGTCGCGCTGCAGCTGAGCGAGATCAACCCCACCCTGGCCGCCAGCCTAGCCTCGCTCGAGGTGGAGCTGACCCGCGAGTTGGACCGGCTGAGTCGCCTCAGCGACTCCCTCGACTCGGCACGGGCGCAGGCCGCCCAACTCACGGCCCTCCAGGATGAGCTCAAGCAGTTGATGAGCCGCTCGCTGGACTCCATCACCGATACCGAACTGCGGACACTCCTGGAGAAGTACAACACGGTCCCCTCGTCAGTCCGTGAGCGACTGGTCCAGTTCCTCAAGGACCTGAAGACGAGCATCAGCGAGCTGCGCGCGGAGATTGACCGCATCGTCGCGGAGTTCCGCGGACAGGTAGACCTGCTGGACCGCTACACCCTGCCTACACAGCCCACCAGCGGCGTGGATCTGGACGACCCGGACACCTACTCACCGGACCTGAACGATGAGCAGGTGAGCGAGGTGGAGGCGCCGGACGTCAGCTCTGGAGACCCGTTCGACCCGAGCAACGACCCGTACCGGGCATTCGCGGACCAGATCATCGTGGAGTTGCACCGGACGGTCAGCAGTAGCGTGGTGGTGGACCGTCAGGGCTTCCTGTCCGTGGTGCGCCTGTGGCGCTTCAACCAGGACGTCTTCGAGCGGGGGCTGAAGTCGCGAGTGGGTGTGTCCACGGAGGAGTGGGGTGCCTTCCTCACCGCCCAGCAGTCCGTGCTGGCGGAGATTCAAGTGTACATGGGGGAGGGCGACTGGTTCCGCGACACCCCCGTGCGAGAGAGCACCAAGGCTTTCGTCGCAATGCTGGAGCAGCGCGGTGACACGTCCGCCCAGGCATACGCGCTCAAGAACAACCTCAACCTTTGGCAGGGCACTGCGAACGCACAGCAGAACCTGGTGCTCGACAGCATGGAAGCGCTCCACGGCGGCTACCGGGCAATGGACGAGGGCGTCGCGATGGAAGACCCGACCATTCCCACCACGCTCAACCGCCTGCTGGATGGCGCCGCCACGGCTGCGAAGGTTGCGGCCACCGTCGCCATCTCGCTCAGCCCAGCGGGAGACTTCGTGGACCTGTGCGAAGTCGTCACCGGCAAGGAGCTCTGCAATCCGTGGGGCGCCGACCTCTCGGTGAGTGACCGCATGGCGTCGGGCATGGGGCTAATCATCGGCAGCGGGCAGTTCTGGCGGATCGTCGGGAACACAGTAGGCATCGGCCTGGGCGCGGTCCCCATGGCCAAGATTGGCGGCTTCATCGACACCTGCTCCGACCTCACCAAGGAGCAGCGGCAGGCCCTGGTCGCAAGACTGAGCGAGGGAGTCCTCGAGCACCTGGATGGCATCACCGGCCAGCAGATCCTCAAGCTGCTGGACAGGACGATGAAGGACGACGCCGTGAAGAAGCTCGCGCCATATCTCAAGGGGCGCGGGCTCCAGGCCGCCTCGGAGCGGACGATGCTCAAGGTGGACGCCACGTGGGTGGAGTTGGCGAAGACCAAGGGACTTGCCGCTCAGGGACTGCCTTCCGTCTACAAGCGGAGCCGGGCGGAGGTTCAGGAAATACTGCGGTCCAGCGGGTTTGGCTCTCCCGTTCGCGACATGGACGATAAGATTGTCGGGTGGAGCAACGTACCAGTGCTCGATCGCGGGCAGGAGATCTGGATGCACCCGGACCACTCCCTTATCCGCATCGACATGGTGGGCACTCCCAAGAATCCGTACCCGCAGGTCAAGAAAGAGATCGTCGAGAGCCAGGGGACGTATGGCAACGGCGACACGGTGGTGAAGATCGCGGACGACGGCATGCTGTCTCCGCTAGGCCCGAACGAGGCCAAGAACTATATGGCGCAGTGGTTCAGCAAGCAGACGGGCATTCACGTCCTCCAGGTCGGGGAGATGAGAGAAGAGCTTGAGGCCCTGATCAGGCCCTGGAGCTACGCTGTGCATATTGAGATCATCCCGTAG
- a CDS encoding WD40 repeat domain-containing protein yields the protein MSPRIVTPQNAKQLTRLRQLGERILHPTYRGQLLAFDAKSRLLVSMEQGGEGRLRWWDLQDESPHPRAVQYLPGGLAAVVLPDAQTVMSVTIGGQLQAWSAADGRALRSAPLGLTTQGIDLSRQGNLLLVAGAIGDLRLWDVTHWRPLRDLEPVPTLLYGCALSPDATLAAAGAADDRGENGTQGSIRLWDVRTGASRGAISVQASYVWAVAFAPTGNLLAAGTSTGEIVLIDVTSMQVVGTRKGPPAGAWRLSFNFDGSLLAVGADTGAFVVLRTDEGMRLYAHSDEDDSQASAAVFSPDGRFIAWGEGSAQVGLWGVET from the coding sequence ATGTCTCCTCGAATTGTGACCCCCCAGAACGCGAAGCAACTGACTCGGCTGCGACAACTGGGAGAGCGGATCCTCCATCCGACCTATCGGGGGCAGTTGCTGGCCTTCGACGCCAAGTCACGCCTGCTCGTCTCCATGGAGCAGGGCGGCGAGGGGCGACTCCGTTGGTGGGACCTCCAGGACGAATCTCCGCATCCTCGAGCCGTCCAGTACCTTCCGGGCGGGCTCGCGGCGGTGGTCCTCCCGGATGCCCAGACAGTCATGTCGGTCACCATCGGAGGGCAACTCCAGGCATGGTCGGCGGCCGACGGTAGGGCGCTGCGCTCGGCCCCGCTTGGACTGACCACCCAGGGGATCGACCTGTCGCGCCAGGGAAACCTCCTGCTGGTAGCAGGGGCGATTGGAGACCTTCGCCTCTGGGACGTTACCCACTGGCGGCCCCTCCGGGACCTAGAGCCTGTCCCCACGCTGCTCTACGGCTGCGCCCTTTCGCCCGATGCGACTCTGGCTGCCGCAGGTGCGGCGGATGACCGGGGCGAGAACGGCACCCAGGGCTCGATTCGCCTCTGGGACGTGAGAACCGGGGCCTCGCGCGGGGCCATCTCCGTGCAGGCCTCCTATGTCTGGGCAGTGGCCTTTGCTCCGACGGGCAACCTGCTCGCCGCAGGGACGTCGACGGGAGAGATCGTCCTGATTGACGTGACGAGCATGCAGGTTGTGGGAACCCGCAAAGGCCCGCCCGCTGGAGCCTGGCGCTTGAGCTTCAATTTCGACGGCTCTCTGCTCGCGGTCGGTGCTGATACGGGCGCATTCGTCGTGCTGAGGACTGACGAGGGCATGCGCCTCTACGCCCATTCGGACGAGGATGATTCGCAGGCAAGTGCCGCAGTCTTCTCCCCGGACGGGCGGTTTATCGCCTGGGGCGAGGGCTCGGCGCAAGTGGGGTTGTGGGGTGTTGAAACGTAA
- a CDS encoding FAD-dependent oxidoreductase has protein sequence MFIVVLGGGVSGLTCGIRLLEAGHTVEVWAREVSPHTTSDVAAAVWYPYRAWPQERVNAWAKRTYTVLASLAHEQPEAGILQVSGVELFRRPVEDPWWRDSVPDFRRARPEELPPGLLEGYHFTAPVIEMPRYLPFLGARLRALGGTLSQREVRSLDEAWERASMVVNCTGLGAREVVGDSTLYPVRGEVLRVSPPPTDRFLFDDEHEDGITYVIPRSGDCILGGTVEEGNASLTPDPDAARGILARTAPLLPPGAVFDVVEHKVGLRPGRPTVRLEAEVIAGRVVVHDYGHGGAGVTLSWGCAEEVVQLVHAHQTQVR, from the coding sequence ATGTTCATCGTCGTCCTGGGTGGTGGTGTGTCAGGTCTGACCTGCGGCATCCGCTTGCTGGAGGCGGGGCACACCGTCGAGGTGTGGGCGCGGGAGGTGTCACCCCACACGACGTCGGATGTCGCCGCGGCCGTCTGGTATCCCTATCGCGCCTGGCCGCAGGAGCGCGTCAACGCCTGGGCCAAGAGGACATACACCGTGCTGGCCTCGCTTGCGCACGAACAGCCCGAGGCGGGCATCCTGCAAGTCTCCGGCGTCGAGCTGTTCCGTCGTCCCGTGGAGGACCCATGGTGGCGCGACAGCGTGCCTGACTTCCGTCGCGCGAGGCCGGAGGAGCTCCCACCGGGTTTGTTGGAGGGTTATCACTTCACCGCGCCCGTCATCGAGATGCCGCGCTACCTGCCGTTCCTGGGGGCGAGGTTGCGCGCGTTGGGCGGGACGCTGAGCCAGCGCGAGGTGCGCTCGCTCGACGAGGCGTGGGAGCGTGCGTCGATGGTGGTCAACTGCACGGGGTTGGGGGCGCGCGAGGTCGTGGGAGACTCGACGCTGTACCCGGTGCGAGGCGAGGTGCTGCGTGTGTCGCCGCCGCCCACGGACCGCTTCCTCTTCGATGACGAACACGAGGACGGCATCACCTACGTGATTCCGCGCTCGGGCGACTGCATCCTCGGAGGCACGGTGGAGGAGGGGAACGCCTCACTCACTCCGGACCCGGACGCGGCGCGCGGCATCCTGGCTCGCACCGCGCCGCTGTTGCCGCCGGGCGCGGTGTTCGACGTGGTGGAGCACAAGGTGGGGCTGCGCCCCGGACGACCCACCGTGAGGCTGGAGGCGGAGGTCATCGCGGGGCGCGTCGTGGTGCACGACTATGGACATGGGGGCGCGGGGGTCACGCTCTCCTGGGGCTGCGCGGAGGAGGTGGTGCAACTCGTCCACGCTCACCAGACGCAGGTGAGGTAG